In one Coccinella septempunctata chromosome 6, icCocSept1.1, whole genome shotgun sequence genomic region, the following are encoded:
- the LOC123315860 gene encoding ribonuclease H1-like, with product MLDIVEKEYTTQNFKRNTIKWYTDGSTTTTGAGAGIYGSSTKCTIALGSHSSAFQAEIITIEKCVDINLERNYQGCDIVIHSDSQAAIEALNSYVTDSKLIWECRSKLNEVGKKNKVSLVWVPGHSGIKGNEEADTLARKGAQTPLTGPEPFCGVCKNIYKKEFLEKEENKRELL from the coding sequence ATGTTGGACATAGTGGAAAAGGAATACACTacccaaaatttcaaaagaaataccattaaatggtatacagatggttctACAACCACGACAGGAGCCGGCGCTGGAATATACGGGTCGAGCACCAAGTGTACAATAGCATTAGGCTCCCACTCGAGTGCTTTTCAGGCGGAAATAATCACAATCGAAAAATGCGtggacataaacctggaaagaaactatcaggGGTGTGACATAGTGATACACTCTGATAGTCAAGCCGCTATCGAAGCATTGAACTCCTATGTCACTGACTCAAAATTGATATGGGAGTGCCGAAGTAAACTAAATGAGGTAGGCAAGAAAAACAAGGTCTCTTTAGTCTGGGTTCCTGGTCATTCGGGAATCAAAGGAAACGAAGAGGCTGACACACTAGCCAGAAAAGgagcacaaacgccacttactggcccagagcctttctgtggtgTATGCAAAAACATCTATAAGAAAGAATTCTTGGAAAAGGAAGAAAACAAAAGAGAATTACTCTGA